The Thermaerobacter subterraneus DSM 13965 sequence CCACCTGCAATGGCACCCCAGAAGGCGGCCCGGCTGGCGCCGCGGCGCCGGGCCGCTGCCGGCCCCAGGCCGTATTCCAGGGCCATGCCGGCCACGGTGGCCGCCAACATGACCAGCAGGGCCGTGCCGGAGATTTCCCGAAAGCCCGTGGCGACCGCGTAACCGGCGATGGACAGGAAGACCAGCGGGATCCCCGGGAGCGCGGGGAGGACGGTTCCCACCAGGCCAGCGGCAATGCCGATGGACGCCAGCAGGGCGAGCCACCACGGGCCTCCTCCAGCCTCAGCCGCCATTCCCGGCAGGATCGGCATGATCCCTGATCCCTCCCGTCTGCGGCGCCGTTCCGCCCGTTGCAGCGGCCGGCCCGGCCCGCCACGCCCGGTTCAAGGCCGGCTCCCGTCCAGCCTCCTTGCACCATCTTCCGCGTCCCCGATCGCCGCGTCCTCGATGCGGCACCCGGCCCGCCGGAGCCGCCCGATCTCGGCCTGCGGCAGGAGGGCCACCAGGCTCCAGCCCGCCGGGACCGGTTCTTCCGCCAGGACGGGGCCCCCGGCATGAATCCGGGACCGCAGGTCGCTCCGGTGGTAGGGCACCTCCACCCGCACCCGGCGGCGATCCCGACCCAGCAGTTCCGCCACCGCAACCGCCAGCCGGTCCAGTCCCTGGCCCGTCAGCGCGGAAACCCGCACGGCCCGGCCGCCAATACCAGCAGGGGCCGCATTTTCGCCGCTCAAGGGGGCCGCCGGCAGGGGATGCGCCGTCGGGATGGCCTCGGGCGGCCTGCCTTCTCCCCTGGGGTCCCTGCTCCCGTCTCCGGATTCCCTTCCCCAGGCCTCGCCGCCGCCGGCCTCCCCGCCCTTGCACTCCGCATCGTGTCGTCGGGTCTCCTCGCCGCCGGCCGCCTCTCCCCTCGCCCCCTCTCCCCCGGCCTCCCCCCGGTCGATCTTGTTCAGCACCAGCAGCCGGGGCTGGACGGCGCCCAGGTCATCGAGGATCTCCTCCACCGTGTCCACATCCACGGGCCACCGCGGCTGGGAAACGTCGACCACGTGGAGCAGCAGGTCCGCTTCCAGGACCTCTTCCAGGGTGGCGCGGAAGGCGGCGATCAGGTGGGGCGGCAGGTCGTGGATGAACCCCACGGTGTCGGCCACCAGAACGGGCCCCAGACCGGGCCACTCGACCCGCCGCACCGCGGGGTCCAGGGTGTCGAACAGCCGGTCGCGGCCCGCCACCACCGCACCGGCCGGGACGGCCCCGAACCGCCGGACCAGCGCGGCGTGCAGGGTGGTCTTGCCGGCGTTGGTGTAGCCCACCAGCGCCACCACGGGCAGCCCCGCCCGGCGCCGCCCCTTGCGCTGGGTCTGGCGCTGGCGGCGGACTTCGGCGAGCAGCCGGCGCAGGCCCGCGATCCGGCGGCGGATGCGGCGGCGGTCGACCTCCAGGCGGGTCTCGCCAGGGCCCCGGGTGCCGATCCCGCCGCCCAGGCGGGAGAGGGCTTCGCCCATGCCGGCCAGGCGGGGCAGCAGGTACTGCAGCTGGGCCAGTTCGACCTGCAGCTGGCCCTCCCTGGTCCGGGCCCGGGACGCGAAGATGTCGAGGATCAGCTGGGTGCGGTCGATCACCTTGCCGCCGATGGCCCGCTCCAGGTTCCGCTGCTGGGCCGGGGTCAGGTCCCGATCGAAGATCACCACGTCGGCTTCGAGCCGCCGGCGGGCCTCCGCCACCTCCTGGACCTTGCCCGGCCCGATCAGGGTGGCGGGCTCCGGCCGGTCCCGCCGCTGGCGGATCTCCCCCACCACCTCCGCCCCCGCGGAGCGGGCCAATTCCCTCAGCTCGGCCAGCCGCTCCTCGGGGGAGAGGCGCCCGCCCCGCTCCCAGCTGACGCCCACCAGCAGCGCCCTTTCCGGCCGCCGGCGGGGACTTCCGCCGGCGCTGTCGCCCGTCAAGCCGGTTCCTCCTTCCTCCCGCCTGCCCCCCGGCCCTCCCCGCCGCATCTACCCGAATTCTATCAGACACCCCCGCGACGTCCGCGGCGTCACCGGGGGCGGAGGGACCTCGCCTGGACCCCCGCCTCCTATCCCCCGGCGCCGGACGAACACGGCGCCCCGGCGCCCCGAATACACTGGAACGATGCCGGGCCGGAGGTGGTTTCATGGAACGCGTCGTCGTCACCCGCCCGCCCGCGGGCGGCCGGGTGCCGTCCCCGCAACCGCCCCAGCCGTCCTCCCCCGACGAGGTGCTGCGCTGGATCGAGGACGGCCGCATCGCCCCGCCCCAGGCGGTGGTCTACCTGCACCGGCTGGAGCGGGAACCGGCACCGGACACCACGGAGGACCAGCGGCAGCGAGAGCGGGAAATCGAAGCGGCCCTGGCCGAGCTGGACGCGCTGATCGGCCTGCACCACGTCAAGCGGGTGGTCCGGGAGATCCGGGCCTACGTCACCGTGCGGGAGCGCCGGGCCCGGGCCGGCCTGATCAACGAGCCCCTGACCCTGCATATGGTCTTTACCGGCAACCCGGGCACCGGCAAGACCACCGTGGCCCGCATCCTGGCCCGGCTCTTCCGGGCCCTGGGCGTGCTGGAAAAGGGCCACCTGGTGGAGGTCGAGCGGGCCGACCTGGTGGGCGAGTACATCGGCCACACGGCCCAGAAAACGCGCCAGGTCATCCACCAGGCCCTGGGCGGGGTGCTGTTCATCGATGAGGCGTACTCCCTGGCTCGGGGCGGCGAGAAGGACTTCGGCAAGGAAGCCATCGACACCCTGGTCAAGCAGATGGAAGACCACCGGCAGCGGCTGGTGGTCATCCTGGCAGGGTACCGGCAGGAGATGGCCTGGTTCCTCCAGGTGAACCCGGGCCTGCGCTCCCGGTTCCCCATCCACCTGACCTTTCCCGACTATACCGTGGACGAACTGGTGGCCATCGCCCACCAGCTGGCCGGGCAGCGGCAATACCGGCTGGATCCCGGCGCCGAGCAGAGGCTGCGGGAGATCCTCCTGTCCCTGCCTCCCGGCTACGGCGAGCGGTCCGGCAACGCCCGCACGGTCCGCAACCTGATCGAGCGGGCCATCCGCCGGCAGGCCGTCCGGTTGCTGGACCGGCCCGCGGCCGGCCGGGAGGAGCTCATGCGCCTCACCGCGGCCGATTTCGACCCGGCCCCCGGCCCCGGGGAGGGGTGGCCGTGAAGACGGCGCTGATCATCGGGCAAGCCAACGCGGGCAAGACCCTGTTCCTGCTCAACTTCGCGCGCTACCTGGGGATCGAACGGGCGGAGATGACCGTCCAGGCGGCCGAGGGCGGCACCTTCACCCGGCCCTGCCACCTGGAACGGGACCGCCCGCTGCTGGTGGGGGACGAGCCCCACACCACCCGCTGCCTGCAGTCGCTGACGGTGTCCGTGCCGGGCCGCAAGCGGGCCCGGGTGGTGGTGCTCACCGACTCCACCGGCCTTCTGGACGGCATCGACGAGGACCGCCAGGTCCGGCTGGCGGTGGCCCAGACCCTGCGGGCCCTCCGGCTGGCCGATGCCGTGCTGCACGTGATCGATGCCGACCGGGTGGGGCGGCAGGGCCGGAGCGCCATCGCCGAGGTGGAGGTCCAGATCGCCCGCTACCTGCCCCTGCGGGCACCCTACGCCGTCCTGGCCAACAAGATGGACCTGCCCGCCGCGCCCGGCGGGCTGGCCACCATCCGGCGGGTTTTCAGCGGCCGGCCGGTGCTGCCGGTCTCGGCCCTGCAGCGGACCGGCTTCCGGGAGGTGCGGCGCTTTGTGGCCCGCTACGTCTGATCTCCTTCCCCTGCTGGCCCGCTGGCGGGAGGGGCTGGCGGCCGGATGGCTGCCGCCCGCCGGTCCAGCCGAGGGGCTGCGGGTCCTGGCGGTGCTGCTGGTGGGCGTGGCGGTGAAGCTGATGGACGACGTCCTCGACCGGGAAGAAGATGCCTGGACGGGCCGGCCCAACGCCGCCGCCCGCCTGGGGCCCGCCGCCACCGCCTACGCCCTGGCTGCCCTGGCCGCCGCTGCCGCCCTTTCCCTGCGGGACGCGCTGCTTCTCTTTTGGGCCAGCTACGCCTGGGGGATGGCCCACGGCAGCGGCACCCGGCTGCCCCTGGGGCTGCGCGCCTGGCAGGAGACGGCGCTCACGGTGGCCCTTTCGGTGGCCGCCGCGGGCCTGCCGGACACCCTGGCCGCCCTGGCCCTGGTGGGCTCGGTACAACTGGTGGACGACTGGATCGACCTGCGGCGGGAGCAAGCCCGGACCTCAGGGGACGACCCGCTTGGGCCGGTGCCCGGGGCCGGGCCCGCCCGCAACTGGGCGGCGCGGCTCGGCCCGCAAGAGGCGCTGCTGACCGGGCTCGGGCTGGCTCTGGTGGCGGCCGCCTGGGACCCCCTGCGGGCGGTGGCCGCCTGGGCCGCAGCCGCCGGGGCCGGGCTGGCCGGTCGCGGGCCGCTGGTCCCGGGGAGGCGGGGCCGGACGCACCCGGCGCGGGATCCCCAGGCCGGCAACGGCGCCGTGGCCTCCGGGGCACCCCCACAACGCGGTGGATCCCCGGCCGGCCCTCCGGCCGGCGGGGAGGGTGTGCCGTGAGCCCGGGGGCGTCCGTGCCGGCGCTGGCCGAAACGGGGGTGGCGGCGGTGCTGGCCGGGGCCGCCCTGCTCGTCCTGGCGCTGGCCGCCGGGTATGCCGCCGGCCGGCGGCGGGGGCGGCGAGAGGGCTACCGGCTGGGCTGCGCCGAAGCGCCCCTTGCCCTGCGGGCCGAGGCCCTGGTGCGAGGCAGCTGTCCCGTCTGCGACCACCGGACCGGGGCAGGCCACGACCCCGACAACACGGCCCCGCCCGCCCTCAGCGGCCCGGGGCAGGGGCCTGGCCCGGGTCGTCTTTTGCCGGTGCCACCGGAGCCCGTACCTTCCCGGACGGCATCCCCGCCCCCGCCTCCGCCGCGATGAAGCGGGCCACCTGGGGCAGGGTCCACTCCCGGCGGTCGAACCACCGGACCTCCGGCAGCTGGTGGCGGAACCAGGTCCACTGCCGCTTGGCATAGTGCCGCGTGTTGCGAATGAGCCGCCGCCGGGCCTCGGCCAGGTCGTACTCGCCCCGCAGGTATCCCGCGATCTCCTTGTAGCCCAGGGCCTGCAGCGCCGGCAGCCGGGGGTCGTACCCCGCCTCCAGCAGCCGCCGCACCTCCTCCACCAGGCCCCGGGCCAGCTGGCGGTCGACCCGCCGGGCGATGGCGCGGTAGACGTCATCCCGCGGTGCCGTCAGGCCGTAGCAGCGGGCGGCGAAGGCGAGGGGCCCCGAGCGCGGCGGCGCGAACTGGCTGGGCGGCCGGCCGGTCTGGTACCAGATCTCCAGGGCCCGGACCAGCCGCTTGCGATCGCGGGGGTAGATGACCGCGGCCCGCTGGGGGTCGACGGCGGCCAGCCGCCGGTGGAGGGCCTCCGGGCCCAGCTTCTCGTACTCTTCTTCCAGCCGCCGCCGCAGGTCCGGGTCGGGAGGAACGGGCTCGAAGTCAAAGCCCCGCAGCAGGGCGGTGACGTAGTAGCCCGTCCCTCCCACCAGCACCGGGTACCGCCCCCGCCGGCAGATGGCCTGGATGGCCGCCGTGGCGTCCCGCCGGAAATCGGCCACGCTGTACGGCTCATCGGGGTCACGGATGTCGATCAGGTGGTGGGGGATGCGGCGCCGGACGGCAGGATCGACCTTGTCGGTGCCGATGTCCAGGCCCCGGTAGACCTGGGTGGAATCGGCGGAAACCACTTCGACGGGCATGAGATCGGCCAGCAGCAGGGAGAGTTCGGTCTTGCCCACCGCCGTGGGTCCCACGATCACGATGAGCACGCCGCCTCACCCCCCGCCCCGCCGGCCGAACCGGCGCTCCAGCTCGTCGACCCCCACGCGGATCACCGTGGGCCGGCCGTGGGGACAGGCATAGGGTTGCCGGCAGCGGGCCAGGTCGGCCAGAAGCTGGGCCATTTCCTGGGGGTGGAGCCGGTCCCCCGCCTTGATGGCCGCCTTGCAGGCCGCCAGGATCCGGGCCGCCCGGTCGGTGTCCAGGACCGGCGCCTCCTCCCCCCCGCCGCGGACCGCCTCGGCCAGCAGCCGGGCCAGGAGGTCGGCCAGCAGGGACGGCGCCGGCCGGTCGGCCAGGGCGGCCGGGACCGCCCGCACGGCCACGGAGCGGGGCCCGAAGGGCTCGATCTGAAAGCCCATGCGGGCCACGGCGGCCGCCTGCTCGAGCAGCAGCGCGTATTCCGATGCCGGCAGGTCCAGCACCACGGGGACGGCCAGCAGCTGGGCGGGCACGCCGGCCTGGCCGGCTCCCTGAGCCAGGAACCGCTCGAAGTAGATCCGCTCGTGGGCGGCATGCTGGTCGACCACGTACAGGCCGTCGGGTCCCGCACAGGCCAGGTAGGTCCCCGCCACCTGGCCGAGGGGCTCCAGGCGCAGCAGCAGATCCCGGGCGTCCTGCGTGGGGCCCGCGGGCCCCACGCCCGGCTGCCGCGCTCCGTCGGGCACCTCCTCCTCCCGGGCAAGGGACCCGGTCCCGGCCGCCGGGCTGCCCGTTCCACCGGCGGGGTCGTCCCTCCGGGCGCCCGGACTCCCCCACCCCTCGCCGGGCGGCTGCGGCGCGGGCTCGAACGTCTCCCCGGGAGTACCGGCCTGTCCCGCTCGTGGCCCGCGCGCCGCCCCGGTCCCGTGGGGTTCTTCCCCCCGGCGGAAGACCTCCAGCCAGGCGGCCGTGGCCCCCTCATAGGCTGCCGCCGCTTCCGCCGCGGCCTCCGCCGTCCCTCCCGCCGCCCCTCCGGACGCCACTTCGGGAGCTCGACCGCTCCCCGGCCGCACCGCCCACGACGCCCCCCGCACCCACCGGGGCGACCCCGGGCGCCAGGGGCCTTCCCCATTGCCCCAGGGCCCCTTGGGGGGCGTGAACCGCTCGCCGGGGTTTCCAGGAGAGGGTGCATAGAAGGGGCCCGGCGCCGCAGGACGCAGCGGGTCCCGCTCGGCCAGGGCGCTCTCCACCGCCCGGTAGAGCAGGGACGCCACCGCCCGTTCCCGCACCAGGCGCACCTCCAGCTTGGCGGGGTGGACGTTGACGTCGACCTCCTCCCCCGGCACCGTCAGCGCCAGCACGGCCACGGGGTAGCGGCGGGCGGGCAGCAGGTGGCGGTAGGCGTTCTCCAGGCTGAAGCGCAGGCTCGGCACCTGGACGGGCCGGCGGTTGATGCTGAAGAACTGCCAGGCCCGGCTGGCCCGGGCGATGCGCGGGGCCCCCACGTAACCCTCGATCCGGCAGGCGTCGCCGGCGGCCGCCACCGGGATCAGGCCGGTGGCCACGTCGGGCCCGAAGCACTCCAGCACCGCCACCGCTGGGTCGCCGCTGCCGGAGGTGCGCAGCACCTCCCGGCCGTTGTGCCAGAGCTCGAAGCGCACGTCGGGCCGGGCCAGGGCGTGGGCGGTGACCACGTCGGCGATGCGGCCGAACTCGGCCACGGGCCCCTTGAGGTGCTTGCGCCGGGCCGGCGTGTTGAAGAACAGGTCCCGCACGGTCACCCGGGTGCCGGGCGGGCTGGCCCAGGGCCCGGCGCTGCGCTGGGCGCCGCCTTCGACCACCACGCGGAAGCCGCCCTCCGCCGCCGGCGGCCGGGTGACCAGCTCCAGGCGGGCCACCGAGGCCATGGCCGCCAGGGCCTCGCCCCGGAAGCCCAGGGTGCCGGCGCGGGCCAGATCGTCCAGGCGGCTGATCTTGCTGGTGGCGTGGCGCTCCACGGCCAGCAGGGCATCGTCGGGGTCCATGCCGCAGCCGTCGTCGGACACGGTGATGGAGCGCAGGCCGCCCTCCGCCACGTCGACGCGGATGCGGCGGGCGCCGGCATCCAGGCTGTTCTCCACCAGCTCCTTGACCACCGAGGCGGGCCGTTCCACCACCTCGCCGGCGGCGATCTGGTTGATCACCTGGGGATCCAGGCGCCGGATCCTGCCCATGGGCCTCCTCCTATTCGCCGCCCTCCGCGAGCCGCTTCAGCCGCCGCTGCCAGGCGTAGAGCAGGTTCATGGCATCCAGCGGCGTCAGGCGGACCAGATCCAGCCGGGCCAGCTGCTCGAGCCAGGCCCTCGCCAGGCGCTCCCCTGCGGGCGGGGCGGCGGAGGCCGCCGTCCCCCCGGCGGCCGGCGCCCCGTCCCCCGCGCCGGGGGCGGTGGCGGGCGGGGCGGCAGGTGCGGGGACCGCACCGGGTGCCCCGGGCCCCGTCCCCAAGACCCCGGCCGGGCCGGGAGGCTCCCCCGTACCGGGCTCCCGGGCAGCGGCAGCCTGGGACCAGCCCGGCAGCGCCCCGGCGGTACCCGGCGCCCCTGCCGGCGAGCCCGGCCCGAGGCCCGCGGTCCCCGCCGCCTCGCCGCCGGCCCGCCCGGTGGTGGCCCTCCCGCCGGTCTCCCCCGCTGCGGCGCCCGGTTGCGGCGCGCCGGGCGGGCTGCCGCCGCCGGAGCCGGGGACCCCAGCCGGCGGCGCCGCTCCGGCGGCGCCGGTGCCGGGTTCGTCCCGGGACGGCGGAGCCCCCACGGGCTGCGCCATCAGGTCGGCCAGGGAGATCTGCCGCGGCCCGGCCCGCCGGTCCAGTTCCGCCAGGATGGCCTTGGCCCGCTCCACGATCTCCACCGGCAACCCCGCCAGCCGGGCTACATTGATGCCGTAGCTGCGATCGGCGCCGCCGGGCGCGATGCGCCAGAGGAAGCGGATGCCGTCCCCTTCCTCCACCACCCGGGCGTGGTAGTTGCGGATCCCGGGGCGCGTGGCCGCCAGGCCCGTCAGCTCGTGGTAGTGGGTCGACACCAGGGTGCGGGCCCCGATGCGGTCGTGGATGTACTCGATCACCGCCCGGGCGATGGCGATGCCGTCGAAAGTGCTGGTGCCGCGGCCGATCTCGTCCAGCAGGATCAGGCTGCGGGGGGTGGCGTGGTGCACGGCCAGGGCCGTCTCCGCCACCTCCACCATGAAGGTGGACTGGCCCGAGGCCAGGTCGTCGCTGGCCCCTACCCGGCAGAAGATCCGGTCGACCAGGCCGATCTCCGCCTCGGCGGCCGGCACGAAGCTGCCCATCTGGGCCATGATGACGATGAGGGCCACCTGGCGCATGAAGGTGCTCTTGCCGGCCATGTTGGGGCCGGTGATCAGCATGACCCGTTCCTCTTCGCCGTCCAGGTCGATGTCGTTGGGGACGAACCGGCCCTCCAGCGTCCGGTCCAGCACGGGGTGCCGCCCTGCCTTGATGCGCAGCCGGCGGTCGGCGGCCAGCTTGGGGCGCACGTACCCGTACCGGGCCGCGGCCTCGGCCAGGGCGGCCAGCACGTCCAGCTCGGCCAGGGCGTCGGCGGTGGCCTGCAGCTGGGGGATGGCTGCGGCCACCTCCTGCCGCAGTTCGAGGAACAGCTGGTGCTCCAGGGCCGCCAGGCGTTCCTCCGCCCCCAGGATCCGGCTCTCCATCGCCTTGAGCTCCGGGGTGACGAAACGCTCGGCCCCTGCCAGCGTCTGCCGCCGCTCGTAGTCGGGAGGCACCAGGTGGCGGTTGGCCCGGGTCACCTCGATGAAGTACCCGAAGACCTTGTTGAAGCCCACCTTCAGGGATTTGATGCCCGTGCGCTCCCGCTCCCGCGCCTCCAGGGCCGCGATCCAGTGGCGGCCCTGGGCCATGGCCTGGCGCAGGGCATCCACTTCGGGGTGGAACCCGTCCCGGATCAGCCCGCCCTCGGTGATGCCGGTGGGCGGATCGTCCACCAGCGCCCCTCGCAACCGGGCGGCCAGGCCCGCCAGTTGGGGATCCAGGGCCTGGCGGACGGCCTCCAGCCGGCCCAGGGGGCCGGCCCTGGCGGCTCCCTCCAGCTGCGCTGCCAGCTCCGGCAGCCGCTCCAGGGCGCGGGCGATGCCCAGCAGGTCGCGGGCGTTGGCCTGCTGGTAGCCCACCCGGCCCAAAAGACGCGGCAGGTCCTGCATGCCGGCCAGTTGCTGCCGCAGCCCGGCCCGCAGGAAGGGGTCGCGCACCAGGGCCTCCACCGCATCGAGCCGGGCGGAGATGGCCGCAGGGTCCACCAGGGGACGCTCGATCCACTGGCGCAAGAGTCGCCGGCCCATCGCCGTTTCCGTCAGGTCCAGCACGTCCAGCAGGGTGCCCTGGCGGGAGCCGTCCCGCAGCCGGCGCACCAGCTCCAGGTTCCGGCGGCTGTTGGCGTCGATGGCCAGCCACTGTCCCAGGGCATCGGTCCGCAGCCGGCGCAGGTGCTCCAGGTCCACCTTCTGCGTGGCCCGGAGGTAGGCCAGGAGCCCGCCGCCCGCGCTCAAGGCGGCGGCCCCGGTCTCCGCCCGGGCCTGGTCGACCGCCGGCCGGCCGAACTGGGCCGCCAGGGCGGCGGCGGCTTCCCGGAGGCGCCAGGGACCGGCCTCGGTGCGGGTGAGCGTGCAGCCTCGCTCCCGCAGGGTCTGCTCCAGCCCGGCGGCGCCAGGTCCCTCCAGCCCCGGTCCCAGCAGGCACTCGGCCGCCTGCAGCCGGGCCAGCTCGTCCAGGGCCAGGCGCAGGGGGTCGTCCCCGGCCAGCTGGGCGATGGTGAACTCGCCCGTGGACACGTCGGCGTAGGCGAGCCCCAGAACCCGCGGTGCCCCCGCGGCGCTGCCGGTCTCAAGGCCGCTGCCTGCCGGCTGCGGAGCCGGGACCCGGCCATTACCCGCGGGCCGGGTGGCCGGATCCGGGTCGAGGGCCAGGGCGGCCACGTACCGGCTCTCGTCCCGTCCCGCCGCCGACCAGAGGGTGCCGGGGGTGACGACCCGCACCACCTCCCGGCGCACCAGCCCCCGGGCCAGCCGCGGATCCTCCACCTGCTCGCAGATGGCGACCCGGTAGCCCGCTTCCACCAGGCGCGGCAGGTACTGGTCGACGGCGTGGTAGGGCACGCCGCACATGGGCACCCGCTCGCCCTTGGCCGTCTCCCGGGAGGTCAGGGTGATGTCCAGGATCCTGGCGGCCAGGCGGGCGTCGTCGCCGAACATCTCGTAGAAGTCGCCCAGGCGGAAGAACAGGATGCAGTCCGGGTAGCGCTCCTTCCACTCCCGGTACTGACGCATCATCGGGGTTTCCCGGCCCGACCTGCCCTGCTGAGGCTCGTCAGCCTGCGCCATGATTGGAGCCTGCCACCCCCGCCGCAGCGCTTCCCCTCCCGCCCAGCGGCGCCCCTTGCCTGCCCGGAATCGGCCCGGAGCCCGCCGCGGTCCGCGCACCGTTCCCGGAGCCGGAACCGGCTGTTACCACAGCTCCCCGGACGGCCGCACTGCCCGCCGCGCCCCGACCGGGTCAGGCCCCCCGGGCCGCGGCGCTGTAGGGCGAGAACTGCCCGTGCCGCCCGATTTCGGGCGCGTCGTCCGGAAGGAGTTCCAGCAGCCGCCCCTCCAGGGTGAAGGTCTGGGCCCGGGTGATCTCCACCCGGGCGAAGCGGCCGGCCCAGGCGGCGTCGCCCGACACCAGCACCAGCTTGTTCGTGCGGGTGCGGGCACTGAGGACCTGCGGGTTCTTCTTGCTGGGCCCGTCGATGAGGACCACGGCCCTCTGGCCCACCAGGCGCTTGTTCTTCCGCAGGTTGATCTCGTACTGCACCTCCATCAGCCGCTCCAGCCGCTCCTGCTTGACCTCCCGCGGCAGCTGGGGCCAGCGGGCGGCCGGCGTGCCCTCCCGGGGCGAGTAGATGAAGGTGAAGGCGTTGTCGTACTCCACCTGCCGCACCAGGTCCAGGGTCTGGCGAAAGTCTTCCTCGGTCTCCTTGGGGAACCCGACGATGATGTCCGTGGTGATGCAGGCGTCGGGCACCGCCTCCCGGATCTTCTCGATCAGGCGCAGGTAGTGCTCCCGGGTGTAGCGCCGGTTCATCCAGCGCAGCACCTGGTTCGAACCGGACTGCACCGGCAGGTGGAAGTGCTCCGTCACCTTGTCGGACTCCGCGATGGTCCGGATCAGCTTGTCGCTGAAGTCCCGGGGGTGGGAGGTGGTGTACCGGATCCAGCGGATTCCCGGAACCTGGTCCAGCCGGGCCAGCAGATCCGCGAAATCGTACCCGATGCCCAGGTCCTTGCCGTAGGAGTTGACGTTCTGGCCCAGCAGGGTGACCTCCTTGTATCCCTCGGCGGCCAGGTACTCCACCTCGGCGATGACGTCTTCCGGGCGGCGGCTGCGCTCGCGCCCGCGGGTGGTGGGCACGATGCAGAAGGTGCAGAACTTGTCGCAACCATAGATGATGTTGACCCACGCCTTGACGCCCCCGGCCCGCCGCGAGGGCAGGTGTTCGACCACGCCCTCCGCCGCCTGCCAGACGTCGACCACCATCCCCTCTTCCCGCCGCACCCGCTCGATCAGCTGGGGCAGCTGGTGGACGTTGTGGGTGCCGAACACCAGGTCCACGTGGGGATAGTACCGCTGGATGCGGCGAATGGTGGCCTCCTCCTGGGCCATGCAGCCGCACAGGCCCAGGATCAGGTCCGGGTTCTTCTGCTTGAGCACCTTCAGGTAGCCGATGGTGCCGAAGACCTTCTCCTCCGCCGTCTCCCGCACGGCGCAGGTGTTGAGCAGGATCAGGTCCGCGTCGTCCAGGAGGCCGGCCGGGACCATGCCCATCTCTTCCAGCTGGCCGGCCAGGATCTCGCTGTCGCGCTCGTTCATCTGGCAGCCCCAGGTCAGGATCTTGTACGCAGGGTGGGGCTTGCCGAAGATCGACTCGGCCAGGGTGCGGCCGTCGGCCAGGCGCCAGACGTTCTGCTCGTCCCGGTAGGCGCCGTAGCGGGTGGCCCACTGGGCCTGCAGCACCCGGTAGTCCTGGGTGCCTGCCGCCCCCGGCCGCGGGATCAGGGGCAGGGTCTCCATGGCTCGTTTCCTCCTTTGTACCTTCGTTCATTATGGGCGCTGCGGGCACCCGTGGGCAATGCAGC is a genomic window containing:
- the hflX gene encoding GTPase HflX, whose protein sequence is MTGDSAGGSPRRRPERALLVGVSWERGGRLSPEERLAELRELARSAGAEVVGEIRQRRDRPEPATLIGPGKVQEVAEARRRLEADVVIFDRDLTPAQQRNLERAIGGKVIDRTQLILDIFASRARTREGQLQVELAQLQYLLPRLAGMGEALSRLGGGIGTRGPGETRLEVDRRRIRRRIAGLRRLLAEVRRQRQTQRKGRRRAGLPVVALVGYTNAGKTTLHAALVRRFGAVPAGAVVAGRDRLFDTLDPAVRRVEWPGLGPVLVADTVGFIHDLPPHLIAAFRATLEEVLEADLLLHVVDVSQPRWPVDVDTVEEILDDLGAVQPRLLVLNKIDRGEAGGEGARGEAAGGEETRRHDAECKGGEAGGGEAWGRESGDGSRDPRGEGRPPEAIPTAHPLPAAPLSGENAAPAGIGGRAVRVSALTGQGLDRLAVAVAELLGRDRRRVRVEVPYHRSDLRSRIHAGGPVLAEEPVPAGWSLVALLPQAEIGRLRRAGCRIEDAAIGDAEDGARRLDGSRP
- a CDS encoding DUF456 domain-containing protein; amino-acid sequence: MPILPGMAAEAGGGPWWLALLASIGIAAGLVGTVLPALPGIPLVFLSIAGYAVATGFREISGTALLVMLAATVAGMALEYGLGPAAARRRGASRAAFWGAIAGGLAGTFILGPLGILLGPLAGAVVGELASGRTWQQALSTGWTTAVGLVAGLALELLIGLAMAVYFWIRVLA
- the mutL gene encoding DNA mismatch repair endonuclease MutL; its protein translation is MGRIRRLDPQVINQIAAGEVVERPASVVKELVENSLDAGARRIRVDVAEGGLRSITVSDDGCGMDPDDALLAVERHATSKISRLDDLARAGTLGFRGEALAAMASVARLELVTRPPAAEGGFRVVVEGGAQRSAGPWASPPGTRVTVRDLFFNTPARRKHLKGPVAEFGRIADVVTAHALARPDVRFELWHNGREVLRTSGSGDPAVAVLECFGPDVATGLIPVAAAGDACRIEGYVGAPRIARASRAWQFFSINRRPVQVPSLRFSLENAYRHLLPARRYPVAVLALTVPGEEVDVNVHPAKLEVRLVRERAVASLLYRAVESALAERDPLRPAAPGPFYAPSPGNPGERFTPPKGPWGNGEGPWRPGSPRWVRGASWAVRPGSGRAPEVASGGAAGGTAEAAAEAAAAYEGATAAWLEVFRRGEEPHGTGAARGPRAGQAGTPGETFEPAPQPPGEGWGSPGARRDDPAGGTGSPAAGTGSLAREEEVPDGARQPGVGPAGPTQDARDLLLRLEPLGQVAGTYLACAGPDGLYVVDQHAAHERIYFERFLAQGAGQAGVPAQLLAVPVVLDLPASEYALLLEQAAAVARMGFQIEPFGPRSVAVRAVPAALADRPAPSLLADLLARLLAEAVRGGGEEAPVLDTDRAARILAACKAAIKAGDRLHPQEMAQLLADLARCRQPYACPHGRPTVIRVGVDELERRFGRRGGG
- the miaA gene encoding tRNA (adenosine(37)-N6)-dimethylallyltransferase MiaA; amino-acid sequence: MLIVIVGPTAVGKTELSLLLADLMPVEVVSADSTQVYRGLDIGTDKVDPAVRRRIPHHLIDIRDPDEPYSVADFRRDATAAIQAICRRGRYPVLVGGTGYYVTALLRGFDFEPVPPDPDLRRRLEEEYEKLGPEALHRRLAAVDPQRAAVIYPRDRKRLVRALEIWYQTGRPPSQFAPPRSGPLAFAARCYGLTAPRDDVYRAIARRVDRQLARGLVEEVRRLLEAGYDPRLPALQALGYKEIAGYLRGEYDLAEARRRLIRNTRHYAKRQWTWFRHQLPEVRWFDRREWTLPQVARFIAAEAGAGMPSGKVRAPVAPAKDDPGQAPAPGR
- a CDS encoding AAA family ATPase, whose amino-acid sequence is MERVVVTRPPAGGRVPSPQPPQPSSPDEVLRWIEDGRIAPPQAVVYLHRLEREPAPDTTEDQRQREREIEAALAELDALIGLHHVKRVVREIRAYVTVRERRARAGLINEPLTLHMVFTGNPGTGKTTVARILARLFRALGVLEKGHLVEVERADLVGEYIGHTAQKTRQVIHQALGGVLFIDEAYSLARGGEKDFGKEAIDTLVKQMEDHRQRLVVILAGYRQEMAWFLQVNPGLRSRFPIHLTFPDYTVDELVAIAHQLAGQRQYRLDPGAEQRLREILLSLPPGYGERSGNARTVRNLIERAIRRQAVRLLDRPAAGREELMRLTAADFDPAPGPGEGWP
- a CDS encoding GTPase domain-containing protein; the encoded protein is MKTALIIGQANAGKTLFLLNFARYLGIERAEMTVQAAEGGTFTRPCHLERDRPLLVGDEPHTTRCLQSLTVSVPGRKRARVVVLTDSTGLLDGIDEDRQVRLAVAQTLRALRLADAVLHVIDADRVGRQGRSAIAEVEVQIARYLPLRAPYAVLANKMDLPAAPGGLATIRRVFSGRPVLPVSALQRTGFREVRRFVARYV